Proteins encoded by one window of uncultured Celeribacter sp.:
- a CDS encoding glycosyltransferase family 2 protein, with protein MCDTSIIIPCRNEAENIGALLDEITEACTHIGLFEIIVIDDNSDDGMADILAARMSIMPHLRVIRHDRAGGQSAGVHSGVRAARGTVCCTLDGDGQNPGTEVPNMIAPFSGPNAANIGLVAGQRVGRQDTFSKRYASKFANALRAKILKDGTRDTGCGLKAFRRDDFLNLPYFDHMHRYLPALFARDGWEIAHVDVSHRARGGGRSHYSNLQRGLVGIVDLIGVAWLLRRRKKSRPTEVTQAANPARTEG; from the coding sequence ATGTGCGACACGTCCATCATCATTCCCTGCCGCAATGAGGCGGAAAACATCGGCGCTTTGCTCGACGAGATCACCGAAGCCTGTACTCATATCGGCCTCTTTGAAATCATCGTGATCGACGACAATTCCGATGACGGTATGGCCGATATTTTGGCCGCCCGGATGAGCATCATGCCGCATCTGCGGGTGATCCGTCATGATCGCGCCGGCGGCCAATCCGCAGGCGTACATTCGGGTGTGCGTGCGGCACGCGGCACAGTGTGCTGTACGCTCGATGGCGACGGCCAGAACCCGGGCACCGAAGTTCCCAATATGATTGCACCGTTCAGCGGTCCGAATGCCGCCAACATCGGCCTCGTCGCCGGTCAACGCGTCGGCCGTCAAGACACGTTCTCGAAACGCTACGCCTCGAAATTCGCAAATGCTCTGCGGGCGAAAATCCTTAAAGACGGCACGCGCGACACCGGCTGTGGGCTCAAGGCCTTTCGCCGCGACGACTTCCTGAATCTGCCCTATTTCGATCACATGCACCGCTATCTTCCGGCGCTTTTTGCCCGCGATGGCTGGGAGATCGCCCACGTCGATGTCTCGCACCGCGCGCGGGGCGGTGGGCGCTCGCATTACTCGAACCTGCAACGTGGGCTCGTGGGCATTGTCGATCTGATCGGTGTGGCCTGGCTTTTGCGGCGTCGCAAGAAATCGCGCCCGACGGAAGTGACGCAGGCCGCCAATCCGGCCCGCACGGAGGGTTGA
- the cydB gene encoding cytochrome d ubiquinol oxidase subunit II, whose translation MILHEFMTFEVLRVIWWLLLGVLLIGFALTDGFDMGVGALLPFVGKSDTERRVVINTIGPVWEGNQVWFILGGGAIFAAWPPLYAVSFSGFYLAMFLVLAALILRPVGFKYRSKRESARWRRNWDWALFVGGAVPALIFGVAVGNVLQGVPFHLTPDLLMPRYDGNAIMKLLGLLNPFALLAGVVSLSMLLMHGAAWLGLKTEGVIQKRAQAYGTVAGIVAAVSYALAGLWLAMGIDGYQIVGEVVKDGPSNPLYSEVSHGGSWMAAYSDRPWIVIAPLMGFFGIAMAVMGLRKGKEVSTLLWSKLGITGIISSVGLTMFPFILPSTVDPDSSLTVWDSSSSHLTLFVMLVCAIIFMPIILAYTSWVYKVLWGKVTEDELDKNAQSY comes from the coding sequence ATGATCTTGCATGAATTTATGACCTTCGAAGTCCTCCGCGTGATCTGGTGGTTGCTTCTGGGCGTCCTTCTGATCGGCTTCGCGCTGACGGACGGGTTCGATATGGGCGTGGGTGCACTTTTGCCCTTCGTCGGCAAGAGTGACACCGAACGCCGGGTGGTGATCAATACGATCGGCCCGGTTTGGGAAGGCAACCAGGTGTGGTTCATCCTGGGCGGGGGGGCGATTTTCGCCGCCTGGCCGCCGCTCTACGCGGTGTCTTTCTCGGGGTTCTATCTGGCGATGTTCCTCGTGCTGGCTGCGCTGATCTTGCGCCCTGTGGGCTTCAAATACCGTTCCAAACGCGAAAGCGCGCGGTGGCGGAGGAACTGGGACTGGGCGCTTTTCGTGGGCGGTGCGGTTCCGGCGCTGATCTTCGGCGTGGCCGTGGGCAATGTGTTGCAGGGCGTGCCGTTTCACCTGACCCCGGATCTCTTGATGCCGCGCTATGATGGCAATGCGATCATGAAGCTTCTGGGCCTGTTGAATCCCTTCGCGCTTTTGGCCGGTGTGGTGTCGCTCTCTATGCTCCTGATGCATGGCGCGGCTTGGCTGGGCCTCAAAACCGAAGGCGTCATCCAGAAACGCGCGCAGGCATATGGCACGGTTGCAGGTATCGTGGCTGCCGTCTCCTACGCCTTGGCCGGGCTTTGGCTGGCCATGGGCATCGATGGCTACCAGATCGTCGGCGAAGTCGTGAAAGACGGGCCAAGCAATCCGCTCTACTCCGAAGTGAGCCATGGCGGGTCCTGGATGGCGGCCTATTCCGATCGTCCGTGGATCGTGATCGCACCGCTCATGGGCTTTTTTGGCATCGCCATGGCGGTGATGGGGCTGCGCAAGGGCAAAGAGGTCTCGACGCTTCTGTGGTCGAAACTCGGCATCACCGGGATCATCTCCTCGGTCGGCCTGACGATGTTCCCCTTCATCTTGCCGTCCACCGTCGATCCCGACAGCTCGCTCACCGTCTGGGACAGCTCAAGCTCGCACCTGACGCTCTTCGTGATGCTGGTCTGCGCGATCATCTTTATGCCGATCATCCTCGCCTACACCTCTTGGGTCTACAAAGTGCTCTGGGGCAAGGTCACCGAGGATGAGCTCGACAAAAACGCTCAAAGCTACTGA
- a CDS encoding lipid-A-disaccharide synthase N-terminal domain-containing protein, giving the protein MQWLMTILHVDTVAELWWVLFGLSAQLMFTARFLLQWIASERAKNSVMPVAFWYFSLAGGVMLLIYALYRKDPVFVLGQALGVVIYVRNLWLIYANRRADNAVSD; this is encoded by the coding sequence ATGCAATGGCTGATGACGATCCTGCATGTCGATACGGTGGCGGAACTGTGGTGGGTGCTCTTTGGCCTCTCCGCGCAGCTCATGTTCACCGCGCGGTTTCTGTTGCAATGGATCGCCTCTGAGCGTGCCAAGAATTCGGTGATGCCGGTGGCGTTCTGGTATTTCTCGCTCGCGGGCGGGGTGATGCTTTTGATCTACGCGCTCTACCGCAAGGACCCGGTTTTCGTTTTGGGCCAAGCCCTTGGCGTCGTGATCTACGTCCGCAATCTCTGGCTGATCTATGCAAATCGCCGCGCCGACAATGCCGT
- a CDS encoding FAD/NAD(P)-binding oxidoreductase, whose protein sequence is MHDTNSPQIGRRGFLGLAAGATALAATSGEVRAASVPTNAKIVIIGAGAGGTALANRLVDRLDGAQITLIDPRKEHLYQPGLTLVAAGLKPADYVVSETADWLPKGITLIQEKAAAIDPVAKTVSTEGGQTLSYDFLVVAPGLILDHDAIEGFSLDMVGENGIGALYAGPQYAAATWKAASKFIEEGGHGVFTRPGTEMKCAGAPLKHTFLIDDRLRRAGNRGKAEITYGAHDGALFGVPIVSEKVRMLFLDRDIAPVYQHTVKSIDAGAKRVTFNTAEGTEEMDYDYIHLIPPQRAPEVIRQSGLSWADKWTDQGWVECDMATLQHLRYPEIWALGDVAGVPKGKTAASVKWQVPVVEDQIISAIAGTEPTETYNGYTSCPMITKIGRAMLVEFDYNNNLLPSFPGIIPPLEELWISWLMKEVALKATYNAMLRGKA, encoded by the coding sequence ATGCACGACACGAATTCCCCCCAGATCGGGCGCCGGGGTTTCCTGGGGCTCGCCGCCGGGGCCACGGCGCTGGCCGCCACCTCCGGTGAAGTCCGCGCCGCCAGCGTTCCGACCAACGCCAAGATCGTCATCATCGGCGCAGGCGCTGGCGGCACCGCTCTGGCCAACCGCCTCGTAGACCGCCTTGATGGGGCTCAGATCACTCTGATCGATCCGCGCAAAGAGCACCTTTATCAACCCGGCCTGACGCTCGTTGCCGCCGGTCTCAAACCTGCGGATTACGTCGTCTCCGAGACCGCCGACTGGCTGCCCAAAGGTATCACCCTCATTCAGGAAAAAGCCGCCGCCATTGACCCCGTCGCGAAAACCGTTTCGACCGAGGGTGGCCAGACGCTCTCTTACGATTTCCTCGTCGTGGCCCCGGGTCTGATCCTCGATCATGACGCCATCGAGGGCTTTTCCCTTGATATGGTTGGAGAAAACGGCATCGGCGCGCTCTATGCGGGCCCGCAATATGCCGCCGCCACCTGGAAAGCCGCGTCGAAATTCATCGAAGAGGGCGGTCACGGCGTCTTCACCCGTCCGGGCACCGAGATGAAATGTGCCGGTGCGCCTTTGAAACATACCTTTCTGATTGATGACCGTCTGCGTCGTGCGGGCAATCGCGGCAAGGCGGAGATCACCTATGGCGCCCATGACGGTGCGCTCTTTGGGGTGCCGATCGTGTCGGAGAAAGTCCGCATGCTGTTTTTGGACCGCGACATCGCGCCGGTTTACCAGCACACGGTGAAATCCATTGATGCGGGCGCGAAACGCGTGACCTTCAACACCGCCGAGGGCACCGAGGAGATGGATTACGATTACATCCACCTGATCCCGCCGCAACGCGCGCCCGAGGTGATCCGCCAATCCGGCCTGTCCTGGGCGGACAAATGGACGGACCAAGGCTGGGTCGAATGCGATATGGCGACGCTTCAGCACCTGCGTTACCCGGAGATCTGGGCCTTGGGCGATGTCGCCGGTGTGCCAAAGGGCAAAACCGCGGCGTCCGTCAAATGGCAGGTGCCCGTGGTCGAGGATCAGATCATTTCCGCCATCGCAGGCACCGAACCCACTGAGACCTACAACGGCTACACCTCCTGTCCGATGATCACCAAGATCGGCCGCGCGATGCTCGTGGAGTTCGATTACAACAACAACCTTCTGCCGTCGTTTCCGGGCATCATCCCGCCGCTCGAAGAGCTGTGGATTTCCTGGCTGATGAAAGAGGTCGCCCTGAAAGCCACCTACAACGCTATGCTGCGTGGCAAGGCATAA
- the cydX gene encoding cytochrome bd-I oxidase subunit CydX — protein sequence MWYFAWILGLPLAAMFAVLNAMWIEMREDARLADEHDET from the coding sequence ATGTGGTATTTTGCCTGGATCCTTGGTCTTCCGCTGGCCGCCATGTTCGCTGTTCTCAATGCGATGTGGATCGAGATGCGCGAAGATGCGCGTCTGGCCGACGAGCACGACGAGACCTGA
- a CDS encoding DUF5368 domain-containing protein, translated as MKDLTFQTLIAVFEEIFGRGLFWAMVVIAAVVTLGYLFVLIRDRAVSWRKFLWAQLSMPVGAILAVWFVMAMTHSAPSDIGGAVDLIVFLGVAVMGAIGMAILVYTLGALVKPPKADIES; from the coding sequence ATGAAAGACCTTACTTTTCAAACCCTTATCGCCGTCTTCGAAGAAATCTTCGGGCGCGGTCTGTTCTGGGCCATGGTTGTCATCGCGGCCGTGGTGACGCTGGGCTATCTGTTCGTGCTGATCCGGGACCGCGCGGTCAGCTGGCGCAAATTCCTCTGGGCGCAGCTCTCCATGCCAGTCGGCGCCATTTTGGCCGTCTGGTTCGTCATGGCGATGACGCACTCCGCACCTTCCGACATCGGCGGCGCGGTGGATCTGATCGTGTTCCTGGGCGTGGCCGTCATGGGCGCGATCGGCATGGCGATCCTCGTTTACACGCTGGGCGCACTTGTCAAACCGCCGAAAGCCGACATCGAATCCTGA